ATGTTGGTTCGGCAGGTAGCGCCTCTGGAGAGCCCCGTATTGCTGCTCGGAGAAACCGGAGCAGGCAAAGAGGTCATTGCCACCGCTCTTCATTACTCCTCCCCCAGAAAGGATGGCCCTTTCATCAAGGTAAACTGTGGTGCCATCCCTGAAAACCTTCTGGACAGCGAACTCTTCGGCCATGAAAAGGGTGCCTTTACCGGGGCCATTTCCCAGAAAAGAGGCCGCTTTGAACGGGCCGATAAGGGCACCATCTTTCTCGATGAAATCGGCGAACTCCCTCTCCAGGCTCAGGTTCGGCTGCTGCACGTGCTGCAGAACAGAGAGATCGAACGGGTGGGCGGCACCAAATCGATTCCTATCGATATCCGCATCATTTCGGCCACCCACAGAGACCTCCAGGAAATGATCAAGGCAAGGCAGTTCCGTGAAGATCTGTGGTTTCGCCTTAATGTCTTTCCCATCATGATCCCCCCACTGAGGCAGCGGAAAGAGGATATCCCGGCCTTGGTGCACTACTTCATTGAACGAAAGTCAATAGACCTCAGAATCCATGAAAGGCCAAGGCTTGCGGCCGGAGCCCTCGACCGGCTTATGGCGTATGATTGGCCTGGCAATGTCCGAGAACTGGAAAACGTTGTGGAGCGTTCCTTGATTCAGCACCCCCACGGGCCTCTTGACTTTGATCACTTGATCATGACCCGAAAAGGGCGACATGGGCGGGCGAAGACACAAGATGGGAATGGGGATATACTCACCTTGAATGAAATGAACGCACGGCATATCAGGCGGGCGCTGGAGCTGGCCAAAGGAAAAATCAACGGACCGGAGGGTGCCGCAGAGCTGCTTGACATCCATCCTAATACCCTCAGAAAGAGGATGAACAAACTGGGGATTCCTTATCGACGACGGAAGTAAATGTGGTTTTTCTCCCGAGATTTTGAGGGTCATCCTGCTACCACTTAGGGGATGTCCCCTCATTTCCTCCTCTACGAAAACGCCATGAAACAGTAGGGATCCCGGTCCTCAAACACATCCAGGCCGTGGCTGTAGGCCACCGCAAGGCAGCCCCGGCAAACGAGTCGGATGGGGCAACCTTGGCAGCTACGAGGGCCGGAACGGTATTGGCGGGCCTCCTCGGAATCGTAGATATCGGTCAGACTTTCCTTAAAGGCGTTTCCAATGAGTGAAGGAAACTTTCGGCAGGCGTGGACCTCCCCGTCGGAAAGGAGGGCCATGAAATTAAACGCTGCGCCACAGCCGTACCCCGTACATCCGCCAAAAGGTTCCAAGCCATTTTCGTGGCATACAATATTAATGACGTTATCCTTCCAACCCATGATGGGATTATG
This genomic interval from Deltaproteobacteria bacterium contains the following:
- a CDS encoding sigma 54-interacting transcriptional regulator, whose translation is MNVDKNEFFRQAVIRICGSLDIEAALERSFRYVQGFLPVDHMSLDLLDPELNVVQFIAAVRSEGWEDLGKIVQLPEEGRDERAAKWVFGEKLKIINQPDKDPDIRMVFKRLGKSLDVSMMSMHLELEGKRVGALSLMAKGTGQYEERHGELVLLLNEPFAVAMVNAMKHQEVLKLKDMLADDNRYLQRELRQLSGAEIVGADFGLRQVIMLVRQVAPLESPVLLLGETGAGKEVIATALHYSSPRKDGPFIKVNCGAIPENLLDSELFGHEKGAFTGAISQKRGRFERADKGTIFLDEIGELPLQAQVRLLHVLQNREIERVGGTKSIPIDIRIISATHRDLQEMIKARQFREDLWFRLNVFPIMIPPLRQRKEDIPALVHYFIERKSIDLRIHERPRLAAGALDRLMAYDWPGNVRELENVVERSLIQHPHGPLDFDHLIMTRKGRHGRAKTQDGNGDILTLNEMNARHIRRALELAKGKINGPEGAAELLDIHPNTLRKRMNKLGIPYRRRK